The nucleotide sequence AACTAATTGATAACACCTTCCAAAATTTATTCACTAAACGAATTCAATTATTTTATGTAAGATTCTAATCGTAATCTTAACGAATTCGTTGATTTTATATTTCTTTAGTATGCGGGCCCCCTCCGCCCAACCAATGTAGTATTAAACCCCAAACAACCTGCATGGGCGTTCGGGTCACGCTATCGGCTGTAGTCCTCGTCCCACTAGGCTAAAGCCATAGTGGTCCTGTGGGCTACTTGCCTCTATCGTTGCCCGATGCGCAACCTCCCAGGGTAATTTCTTTCCCAACATGTCATGGTATCTTTCAGGCTTGGGCAACGAATTCATGGTATTATAAGTATAATCATAGCAACCAGTATAGGCAAACAAGCGCTTAAATAATTGAAAATGAATAGTTTGAATGTTTATTTGCAGACCCTAAATAGTTTGGTCCATTTTCAAATTACATTGATTTAATAGAATGTACTTCGCAGGAGGTGATAATTTAATACCTGTTTCAGTAAAAAAGCAGTTCGCCTGTAAGCCGGGTTCTGTCGTGGCCTGTCATTTATCTCGACCAAGATTCACATCTTGGCTCTAGCTGCCTACCCGCTTAGGTATGACCGAAGTCATTGGAACGGGCCGCTCCAAGCCCTAAGCTTATTTGGCATTTCAACCCGTAAGGTTTACCCGGCCTTCAACATCACTGTTGAAGCGGTGGGCTCTTACCCCGCCATTTCACCCTTACCTTGCAAGCAAGGCGGTTTTTTTTCTGTGGTACTATCTGTCTCCAAAGCATTACACCTTAGAGCCTTCCTGTTAGGAAGTACGGTGCCCTTTGTTGCCCGGACTTTCCTCCCTTTTTTCAAAGAGCGACAAGCCGGCGAACTGCTGGTCAAAGGTAGGCAAAGGATTAGAATTTAATTCGATTCCAACAAGCCTCCATGACAGAATCCTTCTTTGCCTGTATTGGATGTTGTTTAATATATTCCTGTAAAGTTGAAATTCGGGAATCGGGTAGGGGATGAGTGCTGGCAAATTCAGGAATAGTACCCCCGTTTGATAGTTCTTCTTGCTTTAAGGTTTGCATTAAACCAAGCATTCCCTTGGGGTCAATATTTTTTCGGTACAAAAGTTCCAAGCCCTTTAAATCTGCTTCTGTTTCTAGATCGCGACTGTAGGATAAACTTTTGATTTGATCAGCATTTTGAGCTAAAATTGCCACAACACCATTTATGTCACCAATAATCGCAGAAAAGAAAAGATAATTAGCCAGGGTAGTACATAAGGTTCGGCTAGTATGGTGATATTGTACATGGGAGCTTTCATGGGCAAGCAATCCGGCCAGCTCTTCATGGTTTTTCATCTTCTTTAATAAGCCATCATAAACAACAATATAACCACCTGGCATTGCAAAGGCATTTACCACATCTTCTTTTACCACCACCACATGATAACTATACTCGGATTGTTCTTGCAGTTGTTTATAGAATTCTTGAATGGCCTGGCTGCGATCCTTATCTATAGCCCATTGTCCTTTCATTTGATCAAACATGTTTTTACCCAGTTCCTTTTCCACTGAAACCGGTAAATGATTTCCTATCCAGTTACCAATTGCCGGAATTCCCCACCAATAAAAGGCTATGCCAGCCAAAAGGATTCCTGAAATTACTAAACTAATTTTGCCAAATGGTGCAGGCCCAAATTGAGGCTTTGCATTCGGATTTAATCCTGATTTGGGGTGGTATTTAATCAATTGATCCTTGAAACCGGGTTGTGTGCATTCAATCCACATTCCGTCTTCATGGTGTATGGTGATTTTATCAGCTTTTTCGTTAGATCGCAATTGATTGGTTTTCCAAATAAACTGACTGTAATCTGTTTTTAATTCCAAATGATACAGGGTAATTCCAATTTCCACCGGAAGTGATTCACCGCCTTGGGTGAATAAGGTGCCATAGAAAATTTGCATTACTTTTTGGCTAGGTTTTTTTCGAAATATTGACAGCAATCCTGTAAAGGACAATTCATGCAGTTTGGATTTCGAGCTGTACATACATAACGTCCATGTAAGATTAGCCAATGATGTGAAATAGCAACCAAACTTTCCGGAATATATTCTAAAAGTTGTTTTTCAGTTTGTAGCGGATTTTTGGCTCCTTTGCTTAATCCTATTCGTGCCGAAACCCTAAATACGTGAGTGTC is from Bacteroidia bacterium and encodes:
- a CDS encoding M48 family metallopeptidase yields the protein MQIFYGTLFTQGGESLPVEIGITLYHLELKTDYSQFIWKTNQLRSNEKADKITIHHEDGMWIECTQPGFKDQLIKYHPKSGLNPNAKPQFGPAPFGKISLVISGILLAGIAFYWWGIPAIGNWIGNHLPVSVEKELGKNMFDQMKGQWAIDKDRSQAIQEFYKQLQEQSEYSYHVVVVKEDVVNAFAMPGGYIVVYDGLLKKMKNHEELAGLLAHESSHVQYHHTSRTLCTTLANYLFFSAIIGDINGVVAILAQNADQIKSLSYSRDLETEADLKGLELLYRKNIDPKGMLGLMQTLKQEELSNGGTIPEFASTHPLPDSRISTLQEYIKQHPIQAKKDSVMEACWNRIKF